In one window of Pirellulales bacterium DNA:
- a CDS encoding tRNA-(ms[2]io[6]A)-hydroxylase, whose protein sequence is MLSLKSASPRRWLDQVLPDVPTLLIDHAHCEKKAAGTALNLIFAYVDRVELCREMADIVDEELSHFRMVLDLLERRGIRFRRLAPGSYGRQLNELVRKQEPQKAIDRLLVASLIEARSCERFGLLREHLPDRELASFYDGLFESEARHHSTYVRLANRFGPEEAVRSRLENLATAEAELIARGDELPRMHS, encoded by the coding sequence ATGCTCAGCCTCAAATCTGCATCGCCGCGGCGTTGGCTCGACCAGGTGTTGCCCGACGTGCCGACGCTTTTGATCGACCATGCTCATTGCGAGAAAAAGGCGGCCGGCACGGCGCTGAACCTGATTTTTGCCTACGTCGATCGGGTCGAATTGTGTCGCGAGATGGCCGATATCGTCGACGAAGAACTGTCGCATTTTCGCATGGTGCTGGACCTGCTCGAGCGGCGCGGCATTCGGTTCCGCCGCTTGGCGCCGGGGAGCTATGGCCGGCAGTTGAACGAATTGGTCAGAAAACAAGAGCCACAAAAGGCCATTGATCGGCTGCTCGTGGCCAGCCTGATCGAGGCTCGATCCTGCGAACGATTCGGATTGCTGCGCGAGCATCTGCCGGACCGCGAGTTGGCGTCGTTCTACGATGGCCTGTTCGAGAGCGAAGCGCGGCACCACAGCACCTATGTCCGCCTCGCGAATCGATTCGGCCCGGAGGAAGCAGTGCGGAGCCGACTGGAAAACCTGGCCACGGCCGAGGCCGAGCTCATCGCCCGCGGCGACGAGTTGCCAAGAATGCACTCCTAA
- a CDS encoding glycosyltransferase family 2 protein, with the protein MQYVVLIAAGCWWLLSAAVFVNLLASPPLPLRKPSAEHEPLPEPLPPEPLPPEPLPHEPLPTVSVIVAARDEGARIEQTLRWLLAQQNVALDLTVVDDRSTDATPQILDRLAAEFDRLHVLHIESLPDGWLGKCHALWRGAEHARGEWILLADADIHMAPDLVGRAIATARAERADHLCLWPAINCSGAATRGVMLAWSQCLALYAPAWQINRDRGHRAIGIGAFNLVRREAYRAIGGHEPLRLEVVEDAKLGLLLRRAGFRQRIYTGLADLEAEWALSLAGSVRAVEKNWFAALHYSIAKSALVILFVAALIGVSIAAPWLAPPPIGWIGLASLWAPAIPGVIQLRRARWPAWVLPLVPLGFLLFCWAGVHSTTKTLRQGGIRWRDTFYTLAELRRGMVR; encoded by the coding sequence ATGCAATACGTCGTACTCATTGCCGCCGGATGCTGGTGGCTCCTTTCGGCGGCCGTGTTCGTGAACCTGCTGGCATCGCCCCCGCTACCGCTGCGCAAGCCTTCCGCTGAGCATGAGCCACTGCCCGAGCCACTGCCTCCCGAGCCACTGCCGCCTGAGCCACTGCCCCATGAGCCACTGCCGACGGTGTCGGTCATCGTTGCGGCCCGCGATGAAGGGGCGCGGATCGAACAAACGCTGCGCTGGCTGTTGGCCCAACAAAATGTTGCCCTCGATCTCACCGTGGTCGACGACCGCTCGACCGATGCCACGCCTCAAATTCTCGACCGGCTCGCCGCCGAGTTCGATCGGCTGCATGTTCTTCACATCGAATCGCTGCCGGACGGCTGGCTCGGCAAATGCCACGCACTGTGGCGCGGCGCCGAACATGCTCGGGGCGAATGGATTTTGCTCGCCGATGCCGATATTCATATGGCCCCCGACCTTGTCGGCCGGGCCATCGCTACCGCGCGGGCCGAGCGAGCAGATCATCTGTGCCTCTGGCCAGCGATCAATTGCAGCGGGGCCGCAACTCGCGGCGTCATGCTCGCCTGGTCGCAATGCCTCGCGCTCTATGCGCCGGCATGGCAAATCAATCGCGACCGCGGCCATCGCGCGATCGGCATCGGCGCTTTTAACCTCGTGCGCCGCGAAGCCTATCGAGCCATCGGCGGGCATGAGCCGTTGCGACTGGAAGTGGTCGAAGATGCCAAGCTTGGCCTGCTTTTGCGGCGGGCCGGGTTTCGGCAGCGAATCTACACAGGGCTGGCCGACCTCGAAGCAGAATGGGCATTGAGCCTTGCCGGCTCGGTGCGGGCGGTGGAAAAAAATTGGTTCGCCGCGTTGCACTATAGCATCGCCAAGAGTGCGTTGGTCATTTTGTTTGTCGCGGCCCTGATCGGGGTTTCGATCGCAGCGCCGTGGCTTGCGCCGCCGCCGATCGGCTGGATCGGATTGGCCAGCCTTTGGGCGCCGGCAATTCCTGGCGTGATCCAACTCCGCCGGGCCCGCTGGCCAGCGTGGGTGCTGCCGCTCGTTCCGCTCGGGTTTCTGCTGTTTTGCTGGGCCGGAGTCCACTCGACGACAAAGACGCTTCGACAAGGCGGCATCCGCTGGCGCGACACGTTCTACACGCTGGCCGAACTTCGCCGCGGAATGGTACGATAG